ACAAAGCTGTTATATTTAGCAGTAATGTATTTTTAGTCACGTTAAAGTAAAATGGGGGGAATCGTTTAAGCCTAAGTGTGCGATACAAAATCCAGCCGCGAGAGTGGCAAAAGCAGGAACAGGTGTGAGTATTGGCTCAGCATCCGGTAGAAATAACTTGATGCGCTGCACTACTTCAGCAAAAGCAAGATCGCCAAAGCCGTAATCCGCGATGATGTGAACCAGCATAGAATTCCTCCCGTGTCTCCAACGACATGGACATGGCACACTTCAGGTAAAAGATTCTCCCCTCAGCCTGACGCTGTGCTGCACCCTGGAGTGTGATTGCCACTACGATATCAACAAGCTGCTAATTCTGCAAAAGTAAAAATTTAAACCAACTTTTCCAGTGGCAGATGGGTTCAAATCACGTTTTTTAGTTTAGTGGTTATGCTGCATTGGCTGATGGCATACCTTGACCGCTCTTTCGATGAACGAGCAGAAAACTTTCGCTCTTTGTTTTGTGTAGTTGACGGGCGCTTACGGCAGGCAATAACGAGCGGATCTGGTAGATTTACTCGATTATGATTGGAAGTTTCAATCCCTGTAAGGGTTTCAGGCTTTTTGGAACTTGATATTGTTTACTCGTATAAAGGTAAGGCGTTGTTTCAATCCCTGTAAGGGTTTCAGGCTTTTTGGAACGAAACCAAGCGCAGGGTATTTTTATGGCAAAAATGTTTCAATCCCTGTAAGGGTTTCAGGCTTTTTGGAACAAACTTTTTCCCGTGCCGATCGCGCCGGCTAATCCGATAATCATGTTTCAATCCCTGTAAGGGTTTCAGGCTTTTTGGAACTTCGGGCTGCGGATTATATGTACTGGCTGCAAAATGCTAGAGTTTCAATCCCTGTAAGGGTTTCAGGCTTTTTGGACCTGCTCATCATCAAGCTTTCGCGGAGGTCTACAACGGTTTCAATCCCTGTAAGGGTTTCAGGCTTTTTGGAACCTTGATATGGAATACGATTCTGAAGGTAGCTTTAGTTTCAATCCCTGTAAGGGTTTCAGGCTTTTTGGAACGTCAAAAGCACGCACATAATCAGCGCCGGAATTTAGTTTCAATCCCTGTAAGGGTTTCAGGCTTTTTGGAACTTACGGGGCATCCGCAAAGCTACACCTTCGCTCTAGTTTCAATCCCTGTAAGGGTTTCAGGCTTTTTGGAACTTGTTAGGCTCGGAATCAAGTTTGTTAATAGAATGTTTCAATCCCTGTAAGGGTTTCAGGCTTTTTGGAACTCAGAGAGGTCATCAATTCCTAATAATCGCCTTCGATCGTTTCAATCCCTGTAAGGGTTTCAGGCTTTTTGGAACGGCGGGCACTTGAAATAATGACTATATGAAGTTTTCAAGGTTCTGCTGCGCGGCTCAGCAGGATCGTAGCATTTCTGATTTCTAAATTGGCAAACTTTCATCTCGGCTTAATGCTCAAGGAGCGGACACAGCAAACTTTTCTGCGTTTGCGCGGATTGAAATTTAAGTAAACCGGCCCAGAGCGTGACACAAAAAGCCATTCGACCCCTAGTGAAATTCAAGCCAGAAAACATCCACTCACCCGCGCATCACGCGAAGAAAATTGTTTCATCTCGGACGCTTTCTCCACCGATTCGCTCCACCTTACCCTTACAGCAGCTACACAGAAAGTAGAACCGAATATTGTCCTGCTCTGGGTTGATCAGTTTACTCAAGCGCGATCGCAATTTGGCATATTGCGTTGGCGTCAGGTCACACTCAAATACGCTGTACTGCATCCACTGACCATATGATTTTAAGGTGTTGTGGATTTTTGTACGACGTTTGTCCTCAGAAATGTCGTAGGAAATGACAACGTACATCAGGTTTTACTTCAACAACAACGGTGGATACTTGTCTGTTTCTCCCAACAGGTATTTCGCCAGAAGCCGTGCTTGAATTTCAAATGCTTCCTGATAGGTGCATTGGGTTTGTAGAACCGGATGTTTGAATTTAGATTGCTTCTTCTGCTCGTATAGCCTTAGAAATGTGCGAAGTCCTTCTGGAGTGAGTGAAACAGCTCGGCTCAAAGGTTCGGTTGTGAAGTCTTGAGGTGAGAGCATCCGCCGATTTAGACCACTAAGAACGATCGCATCGACCACTAGGGGACGAAACTCTTCCATCAAATCCAATGCTAAGGAGGGACGTCCATAACGCTCAACATGCAAATAGCCGAGATAGGGATCAAACCCGACCAGATTAACTGCGCTTTGGATATCATGACGCAGCAATGCATAGCCCAAACTCAGCAGAGCATTAACTGGATCGGTTGGAGGACGACGGCGACGAGCTTCAAACTGAAAGCCTTGTGCTCGGATGAGTTGATTGAAACTGCCAAAATAGGCAGCACTCCCCGCTCCCTCTAAGCCGCGTAGGGAATCAATAGAGGTTGTTTTTTCGATCGGCGCGATCGCTTGTTCCAGTTGAGTCAATGCTGAGTGCAAATTGAGGTTTGGAAATTCACGCTGGTCTCGCAGCAGTGCATTACGATAATTCTTCAGCTTGCCCCGGACAAATCCACGCACCAAGTGCAATGCCTGTTGCGATGGAGCAATGGCTTTCCATTGAGCAGAACGGACAAAAATGTTTTTGTTTAATTCCGGCTCTAACCGTCCTAAGTAGCGCCCAGTTCCCGTTAGAAAGCTGAGAGGAATCTTGCGTTCCAGTAGCTCAATTACAGCGGCTGGCGAGACTGTTGCCCGTCCCAGAACCACCACTCCATCCACCTTAATCAAGGGTACATCAAGCAAGGTTTTCTTGCTGGCACGCACGGTTAATCGTTCATCAGTTTTGCCAATGAAGGCATCGTCTTGAGTGATGTAAATAGTGCCCATCGGTGTAAAGGTTCAAGTTTTGAATAATGAGTTTTGAGTTAAAGGAATGGAGACAGGGAACAGAAACTTGTTCTCTACATGGCTTCTTGATACCGTTTCACCTTGTCTGCTGCTTTTGGTAAACATTGCGAATACAGGCTGCATCCCTTGCAACGTTGGGAGTAGATGGCGGGGGGCATTGCTTTGCTCTGGAACATATTGACAATTGCTGTGATCGTTGCGATCGCGGCTTGCCGTAGGTCCGCTGAAATCTCCACAGGTTGTCGCTGGTGAGAATGGGCATAGTAAAGATAACCAAGGTTCACAGGTTGTCCAGTCATTTCTTCGAGACAGAGTGCTTGGGCACAGACCTGCAACTGATCGTTGTCAAACTCTCCCCGGTGTCCGCGCTTGTACTCCACGGGATACCAACAACCATCGTTTTGTTCGATGAGGTCAGACTTGCCAATCAGCCGATAGCGCTCCGATTTCAGCCAAACTGCACGGATTTGCCGAGTGTCTTGCCGATGCCCTTCACCCAGGGTATGAACGCGATCGTGTAAGCTAGTGCCTTCTATGGTGTATTGGTTATCGGTGAATCCGCCAGTACAGAACATACGCCAGCAGCGATGGGGGCAGTAGGCGTAGTGGTTTAATGCCGCAATCGGAATGTAGTCAATCTCAGTCATCGTCCTTCTCAATGCGAACTTTAACGCCTTTAAACTCGCCGTACCATCCCCATGCCCATTGGAGTTTTACGTCCAACACCTGCATACAGGGCAAAGTCTGCTAGAGTATTGAGTTGTTTAATAGCGGCTGGATCAACGTCGCCTAGGATGCGATAACAGATGCTACCTACGCAGCCTGCCCATTTGCCTTCTGGATAATTAACTAATTCAGTACGGATGTCAAAAAAACTGGGAAATAGGTACTCAATCAGGGTTGTGGGAAAAGGCATGGCGCTGTAGCGATTCCAACGGTTCAGTAAGCTATGAAAGACACACTCTCGTGTGGGTAGAGCAGAATCATACTTTCCCTGCCGGAAGGTGGCGGGGGTGCAGAAGGTGAAGGAAAGCTGGCGGGTGAGATCGGATGCCTGCTTGTAAAGTTGAGCGTAAGGGCTAAAGTTTGCCCAAGCCTGGTTAGATTGAGCAGTGCCGAGAATGCTAGTAATTTGCAGGTTTGCAGGACCGAGATGCCAGGGATGGTCAGGATTCAGGTTGAGCCAGAGTGGAGTCAGGTGACTAAACAGGGAATCGTCGAGCAGGGAAATACGCCACCAGCATGAAGTTCCAGTAGGAATCGGTTGTTTGTATTTCCATTGCAAGATCTGATTCTGACGAGGTTGATCGCTAATTTGCAAGGGACTGAGGCTAAAGGCTTTCTCGGTTTTTTGCTCGTGGAGGCGATCGCCTAACTCCTGATCAACGGAACTCACCAAGGTTAGAAACAACGCATGGAGATGCTTGCCTGTCAGATAGCCAGGAGAAATGGGCGATCGAGGTTGGAGGTTAAGAATGAGACTGTGTGGCATGACAAGATCATCCTGCAAACCGATACTGCATTCGAGCCGGAAGTTTCAAGTCTTTTACATCTGCGCAAGTGTAGAACTCACCTCGCATTCGCACGTTACGAATCAGGCTCACAGGAGGCATATTCATCGTGTCATAGCTGAGAACCTGATTAGTAAACATTACATCCAGTGGATTGAGTGGATAAGGATAAGTAAACTCAGCCTCTTGATGAAGTTTGCTTTTTCCTAACTCTTCAACAAGAACTTCAGCTTTACTTGCCCACTTCCCCAGTCGAATCCACTTTGGCAGAACCAATGATTTTTCAGAAATAATGAAACACTCAAACTGACTTTCTGGGGCAACTTCTTTGGCTCTACCAAAGCTAGGAATGTTCTTCTGGGTCTTTTCCATCTCAACGTGATAGTTGTTATTGGCATACTTCCAGGTGTTGAGAACCGTTGCATGATGAACGGCTCGGGCTGGAGTGACGTAAATTCCCTGTTGATTAAGCGGTGTCAGGTGTTCTTCATATTTAGGAACTTGCTCAGGACAAAAGTAACGGTATGAGTGTTCTTCAGAAACAGTGGTGGAGTGGCGATCGCTATCCACCAGACCCAGTGCATAACACAATCCGTAGTTGTGCAAAATTGGCTCTGTCTCGTACAGCCGCCCAATCTCACGAGTGGCAAAGTACATCAAGTCATGCAACTCCAATGTACAGCGATAGATGATGGTCATTCCAATCACCCCGCCTTTGCAGCAGACTTTTTAGGTTTCTCGACATGGTTGGCAAAATAAGTCTTAGCGTCTTGATCCGCTTGTTGTAAAACCTGTTTAATGCCTGTCTCACTTCCCGTCAATGCTTTGACTTCGTTTAAGAGAGGAGCAAAGGTATCTCCAATAAAATCGGTGTGAACGATAAACTCTTCTGACATTAGTGCCTCAATGGTTGTCTTTGCTGCTTTCATCACGTCATCCTCATCGAGAGGATCAGGAGTTTTGAGGGTTTGGTCTGCCTTCATCTGGTCATAAATGGCTTGTGTCCAGCGCAAGTTACTTACAACCTCACCATCTGCAAACACAACACCAATCAATTCATTACGAACCCGTCCTGTACGTGTCGTCTGAGCGCCATAATGCCGTGTCCTGAGAATGTTGTTGAACACATACAAGAAGTTTGCCTCAGTTGGATCTTTGAGCGTCACGATGCTGGGGAAAAACACTTGAGGCTTAATGTGGTCCTGTTGATTGATCCGACTGGTGACTTCACCCTGCTTGCTCATTGTTCCATTTTCATAAGGAGCATTGAGGGTAAATGTTTCGTGGGACTCATCAAATGCACTAATGGAGAAGGCAGTATCTACAACAACTTTGGATTTTTCAGAACCAGAATCCCCGATCGCAAATCCATAGATAATGCAGTCAGGGTTGTTCATTGCAAAGTTGACGTTGTACTCGCATTCTTGCGCGGTCATCAATCCATAGCTCCGAAGCAGTTCCCGACCGACTAGGCGTTCAGGTGTAGATTGCTTGCGTTTGAACATAGAAAGGCGGCTAATCGTCGTTTTGTCAGCAATTCCTGCTCTTACTCGCGCTTTATTCAGTTCACCATCAGTTTGAAAAAGTGGATAGGACTCTGTGACACGGATAGTCAGGAAGTGAACGTATTTCCCCATCGGTTTGTAGGGAATTTCCTGGTGGAAAAACTTGGGGTCAACTGTTTTCAAAAGTGCCATGATTACTCTCCTAGTAAATCAAAAATTTCCTCTACAAGTGAACCAATTGTTAGCTTTAGTTATCTTCTTCAATAGGCTTTTCGCCCTTTGCCTGATTTTCCTTATCGTCTTCAAAGCGATATAGAAATTCACAAGTATCTCGGATCAGATTCAATTGGCGACCTGCAAGACGGGCGCGATCGCCTGCAAATGCAACTTCAAAGACATCCTTCACAAAATACCGAGCAAAATCTAGAACTGCTTGCCGCTCCTCCTCGCGCTTACTCATCACCCACCGCCCTTCAGCAGTGGAAGCATGAACCCGATCCATTAGTTTGAATACTTCAGCCGCAACAGCAGCCACTAACGTTTCACCCTGAAAAACAGTTGACTCTGCTTTTAAGATGGTTTCAGCTGCAATATCAATTGGCTTTAACACTGCATTAGACTTTGGGTTGTATTTCTTGCCTGCTCGGTAGAAGCGACGATAGAGTTCTGTCAGCTTTTGGGGATGGTTCAAAGGCGATTTCTCTCCCACAATAAGTAGTACCTCCGAATTGGAATCAAATTTGGTATATGGATCAAAACATGGATAGAAGTGATAGGTATAAAGCCGAATCTTTTCAATTCGAGCCGTTTCAGCTCCCTGGTTTCGCACCCAACGGTTTAAGTAACTGAAAACATGAAGAGGGCTGGTTTCAAAATCTTTGGCAAGTTCGGTCAATCTGCCCCAGTTTGCGTCATAGCCTCCTTTGCCTTGTTTGGCGTTGACATCTAGATGAATGGCATAGGCAGCCGTTAGCACATTTAAAGGTGCAGGTTGTTTAATGCCATCAGGGGTATCCCAGCCCTCTAAGATGTAGTCAAGGCGGAAACGATCGCGCCCCGTTAATACTCGAAATGCCTGGGGCGCACTATCCAGAAAAACGCTCTCCTCAAACTCAGCGCCATCATTAAAGGGTGGGATAGGGGATTCTGACACCACTGTTTTGACATCTAGAATCATCGGGAACGCAAATGCTAACCAAGCTGGCATCACCCACGACTTGGTATCAGTTGGATCTTTTCCCGGTGGTAATGCCATGAAATAAAACGTCAATGGCTGATCGTCAGGATAGGAAAGCTTGAAAGTGCGATCGCGCTTAAACTGTGGGTCATTCTCAGGGAGTTGTTTCTTGCGCTGCAGGTCTTCATCAATCAAAAATGCATCAACCATTTGGTAGCGATCGCGCTCTAGATGTGCCTGCATGTCTTTTGTAACAAAGTGGTTACGAATGCTGGTATCAAAGCGAGTTTGGGCGATGCCGCTGTATGCCTTCTGCAAAAACTTGTTGGTTTCTGGAGTGAAATAATAGGTTGGGTAGAAGTAGAGATAACGGTACTTACCATCTTCAAATTTTTTTCCTACAGCTTGTGTCTGGTTCATCAAAATTTGCCGCAACATCAACTCAATAGCTGCGATGCTAGAGATGCTACGTTTTGCATTGGAACCTCGAAGCTTTTGTTTGTTTGTATATACTTGAGGCGTGAACAGAACAGCAGATTCCATCTGTTCACTGACCGTATAGGCAGAATGTGACACTGAGCAGATATTCCTCTGTCCTCGCCCAGGTTTCTTGGCTACATTGTAAAGGGAAAGCTCTTTTAGAAAAATCTCAGCCTGTTTAGCAGGAGATAATTTTTGAGTATCGTTAGGAAGCATAATCACACGATTACACCAATCCTTCAAATCCCTCCATTCATCCCGCAACTCGTATTGATTGATAATAGGTTCGATGGTTTCTAACCAATGATTAACAAGGCTTTGGCAAATCTCGCGTACATCTTCTTGTCCCGGATTACATCTTAGATATTGAGATGCGATGTAATACCATTCATAAGCAACGCCCCCAGTGTCTTTAAGCTGCTGTAGCGCAGTAATTGAAGGCATATGATCAGACAAACTAAGAAAGTTAACTGCTATTTCTATAAGGTTGATAGAAGGTACTGGTGGTAATTCCTTTTTCTCCTTGAGTATAGATTTGACTTTATCAAGATACTCTTTCCAAAACTTTCCTGTAATTAAAGCTCCTAATTCGGCGATGTGATCGACACGTACATCTTCTGGAAAATTGATATCAATATTTTCAGCTAAAGCTTTTCTCCGTTGAAATTGAATTAGGTTTGTAGTCTTATCTGCTGCTTTGCTCGTCTTGATTTTGCTTGGTACTGCATCAACTGCAAACAGCATTAATTCCTTAATGTCAAAGAAAAGGTTGTAGTAGTCAGCGTATTTCATGCCAACATTTCCGCGACTAAATCCAACTTTTCGAGACTGTAGTTGCTCTGCACACAATCTTTTTATGCTGGCGACAACACGATTGGACAATCCTTGTGGCTCAACAGGTGGAGCGTTGCGATCGGCTAAATATATAACGCCCGTTGGCAAATACAACAATGGCTCATAATAAGTATGCTCTGGGGTATTCAGGCTAGTATGTGCCTCCATCAAAGCGTTATTAACGACATTGGTAAGCACACCCCGGTTTTCAGCAATGCTGTGGTATGTGAATTTGAGTTGCCCATCGCTGAGGCTATGAATGCGTTCAAAAAGAGTTCGATTTTCAGCATCCTGTGGATGTTTAATGATTGAAGACAGGAGATCAGCAAGACAACTTAAATCAGCAAGACAACCTAAAACCCGATCTTTTAATTTAAGGTTGTCAAGTCCAAACGTTGAGAAATTCCAATTTTTGTCCCATCGGCGTTGAGCATTATAAGCAACACACAGTAGATCATCAAGGTATTCTAAGTAAGCTTCTGGATGTTCGGGACTGACTAGGTAATCAATTCCTAGCTCTATGCAAATCGCATATACCAACTCTCTATGCTCTGCTAAAGAAAGCTTCCGAATTTTGCTATCATCCTCATTTTGTATATCTTTGTACTTCTGAGGTATACGAATGAAACGGTCATACTTAAATTTCTCAAAATCATGAAGGATAAAACCTGCGATCAGTAATCGTCGTTCTCGCTCACGAACTAATCGCTTTACTGTTGTATCAAGCTTTTCCAATCGTCTTGCAATCAAGTTGGTTGGAAACAACCCGTTGAGCAGATGAGTATTAAGTGACTGGTCAGCTGCATGATCCCGTCGAACTCTATCTTTTCCCTCTGCTTCCCGCTGTTGGTCCAGCTCATCAAAAAATTTGCCACCTTTAGCGGTTACACCGATCGCCACTTTCAACAGATTTGGCAACACATACTCCGCAAAGTCTTGCATCACAAGATCATCTAAGTTCTGCGCTTGAATCACTTCTCTTAGCAATTTGAGTGTTAAAAGGTCTCGTTGAGCAGGTTCAATGGAGCGATCAGAACTATCACCATCAAACCCCAAATCACCCTCTAACCAATCAAAATCATCATGGTTCTGTATCATAACTTGCCTCTAACGAGCCAATAAAATTCTCTACCTGTTGTGCATATTGGGGATAATGCTCTAAAACTTCACTGAGCACGGTAAACACAATTTCGTAATTGATTTCGTAATATCGGTGTGCTAATCGATTTCGGAGCCTACCAGAATCAGCGAGTTGGCTTGCAAGTTCTTCTGAAATGACTCCACAACGGCTCAACTCCTGGAATCCAATTGCATTTGATGGAATCACGATTCTGAACTGTTCTTTCAGTAAATGATTATTGATATCGATCGCAGCTTGAACTGTAATTTCTAACAGCCTCTCTGCGGCTCGTTGCATATATCGATTGCTGAGAAATTCCTCAAGGCTCATTGATGCTAGAGGTTTAATTTCGCTTAAATAGTCAAGAATCAACGCCAATCTAAGACGTATCGAATCCAAATTAAGTGTCATAATCCCCACGCCTTGAGCTTATCTCTAACGAGATCGCGTAGCTCCCTGCGAATTTGTTTCATCTCCGTATCACTTTTAAGATGTTCTTGCCTAAATTTTTGGAAAAGTCCAGGCTCACTCTCATAAATCACCACTCCATCACGGGCGATCGCATGGGCAAGCAGTTCTGAAGCATCTTTCAGATCAACCCAATCCATCTCGTCATCGCCTAAACCAAGAATTTGCTGTAAAACAACCCAAGATCGATAGCAGTTCCAACCACCTCCCGGTTCATACTGTTTGCGGAGGTCTTCATCAAACAGCAATGCAAAGTCCCAATCGCTGGAAGGGAAATTATCGCCTCTAGCCCTAGAGCCAAAGAGAACTAGCAATTTCAGGTAAGGAACCTGTTCCAGTATTTGGGGAATTGCTGATTGGAGATCGGTCAGAGATTGAGGAGGCATGGCGCTGCTTTGCAATTACATCAATGAAGGTTTTAGCTCAGTAATTGAGCAACATTGAATTGAATATCTGGAAACGCTGAGACAGCTAAAGTTTGTCCATACTGAAACTGCTGTACACGCTGATAGCCGTCTGAGGTAGGTTGTTGAAAAACCTCGACCAATTGGGCGTTGAGATTTATTAACCAAGCTTCGGTAATTCCTTCTTCAGCGTAGGTTGGGATCTTGATCTCTCGATCAAATTCTGCTGTTGTGTCCGATACCTCAATCACTAAAAAAATGTCTTCTGGTTTAGGATGCCCCATTTCATAAAAGTCATCTCGCCGCCTTAAAAGAGCCAAATCAGGCTGAGGTTCAGAATCATCGCTCAATCGAATCGGGTTTTGAGTACGGACGATCGCTTTAGCTGTCAAACGCAAAACAAACAGTTCGGTAAGACGGTCAACACAGGCAGCGTGCCGCCTACCAACAGGGGACATCTCAATAATTTCTCCTTTGATGAGTTCTACGTGATCGCGATCGCTCAAAATTCCCGCTTCAATCATCTGGTGATACTGACTCACCGTAAATTTTTTCCGTAGGATTTGGACTGCCATAACAATTTGTAGTAATAATCAGTGAAACTTTAGTCGTTTGGAGGACGGATTCTAACCCTACCTATTTCAAGCGATTTTAGATTTTAGATTGGGGGGGATTTGTTGAATCCAAAATCCAAAATCTAAAATTATTTGACCAGTCGCCAGTCCAGATAAGGCGGTGAGCATAGATCAAACAAGCTTGTACATCCTCTTTTTCTAGCCAGGAATAAGCTTCTAGCAACGTTTCGATTGTGTCGCCTGCTGCCAGCATTCCTAAAATATGCTCCACAGCAAGACGGCGACCTCTAATAATCGGTTTACCTCCAAAAATTTTGGGATTAACTGTGATGCGTTCCAAAAATTGGTGTTCGTTCATCATGAAAGGTAGCTCCAGTAGTTGAGACTACTTGTATTACCAATTGCAACGAGGATCGCCATCGAGAGAGTAAGGATTTTCTAGATACTCCAGCTCAATGCTCCTATCTACTTGGTGCCGCAAGTGCAGAATCTGAACTTCTAGAAATCCCTGGCGTTCTGCTTTATCCTGTTCTTTCTGCTCTATTTCGGCAATTTTTTGAAAAATCATCTTAATCTGTTGATCTTGTCTGACGTTATGTTCACGTTCACCTTCAATCAAGTCGATTAGGGTACGGAGCAGATTGAGATCGGCATTATGCCTAAGGATGGCTGGCTTTCCTCTGTAGAATTTTTACTCGCCATGCTAACACAGCTTATTTAGTATGTCATAACGACTCAATTGAAGATTTGCGTCTGCTATCATAAGCGTAGTGGGAAGAGGTCAAGTCTATGTTCCCTCCAACAGAGTGAATAGCAAAACCTATTAGGGATTGAAACATGACCTACTAAATTTTGGGTCTGCCCTCTTCCCACCCTAGTTTTTAGACAATCCATAATTCATCTCCTTTATTCTTGAACCAACTGGTAAGCGTATCGAGAAGCAATGCACTCTGCCCAAAGGCGATCGCGTAAGGTGCAGTTGCATCATGAAAGCTGTACTGGTCGCTGATGGGGTAAATCTGAAAATGCATAGGCAACCGTAGCCGTTGTCGTACCTCGCTGACTGGACGGCGAACAATGTAGCTAACTAAACCTTCTTTCCTTAAACGCTTGTTGATCTCTCCTGCCCATCGGTTGTCGGGTTGCCAAATTTCAATACCACTTATGACCTGTACTTTCCAAGCATCGGCAATGGGCTGTAGATCGCCAGGATAAGCAAACTTCCAGTTCAGCCGCTCCTCCCGGTACGATCGCAGCTTCATAAACGCAAGACAGTGAGCAAATCGACCTTTTGGAATGGGTTGCCCTGTGCGTTCTTTAGTTTCCTGAAGCGATCGCATGAATGCGGCTTCTGTCATCATTTCGATCTCCAAGTTACCTAAAATTCCTGGTAGATCATAAGTTTTGAACCGATCGGCTTCATTTATCTCTGTCAAGTCATAAAGTCCGCATTGCAACGGACTAGAACCCCGAAAACTCAATGCATCCTCATAGATTGGGTTGCCCTTCTTTCCTGAAAGCTGCTGCCAATCTTTAGCCCAGCTACTCACCTGAGCTGCTACTCGGTTGAATGTCGTCTCAAAGACCTGTTCACACGTTTTCTTGAATGCTTCCAAGCTCCCTGCATACTGTTGCTGAATAGTACGGTCAGCAAGCTTGCGACCAAGATACAGAGATTGCACGGCTCCCCAACGACGGTAATATCCCCGGAAGTCGTTAATTTGCCTGTACTTCTCATTGATTATGGTATGGAAGGATGGGCGATCGTAAATGCCCTCTTTCAATGGTGCAGACTCACCTTCAAATAGACGCTCTACCAAGAAGTTAGAAACAAGCGCGTAGGCAATAAAACCGTCAAACCAGATCTGCTGACCATTCCGTTCATAGCCATCATGCCGTCCTAACCGTCCTAGTCGCTGAATGAAATTTCCAGCATCGGCTGACTCAAAAATCAGGAAATTAATTTTGAAATCAACTCCTACATCAATCGTGCTGGTGCCAAGCACCAAATCAGCCGAAAGAGAGCGTTCTCTCTCTCCTTTGCCTGATAGACCAGTGTTCTCACTAACCGTTAAGCCATGAGGTTGCAAGAGTTCCTGAAAAAACGGAGTTAGGCGCTTTACGGCTGCAATCGAGTTAAGAATAATTGCTCCTTTACTACCTAAGTGTTGCTGAAACTGTTTCAGAATCAGATCTGTGTTACACCGTAGCCAAGTTTC
This window of the Chroococcidiopsis sp. CCMEE 29 genome carries:
- the cas2 gene encoding CRISPR-associated endonuclease Cas2 codes for the protein MYVVISYDISEDKRRTKIHNTLKSYGQWMQYSVFECDLTPTQYAKLRSRLSKLINPEQDNIRFYFLCSCCKGKVERIGGESVRDETIFFA
- the cas1d gene encoding type I-D CRISPR-associated endonuclease Cas1d, which produces MGTIYITQDDAFIGKTDERLTVRASKKTLLDVPLIKVDGVVVLGRATVSPAAVIELLERKIPLSFLTGTGRYLGRLEPELNKNIFVRSAQWKAIAPSQQALHLVRGFVRGKLKNYRNALLRDQREFPNLNLHSALTQLEQAIAPIEKTTSIDSLRGLEGAGSAAYFGSFNQLIRAQGFQFEARRRRPPTDPVNALLSLGYALLRHDIQSAVNLVGFDPYLGYLHVERYGRPSLALDLMEEFRPLVVDAIVLSGLNRRMLSPQDFTTEPLSRAVSLTPEGLRTFLRLYEQKKQSKFKHPVLQTQCTYQEAFEIQARLLAKYLLGETDKYPPLLLK
- the cas4 gene encoding CRISPR-associated protein Cas4; protein product: MTEIDYIPIAALNHYAYCPHRCWRMFCTGGFTDNQYTIEGTSLHDRVHTLGEGHRQDTRQIRAVWLKSERYRLIGKSDLIEQNDGCWYPVEYKRGHRGEFDNDQLQVCAQALCLEEMTGQPVNLGYLYYAHSHQRQPVEISADLRQAAIATITAIVNMFQSKAMPPAIYSQRCKGCSLYSQCLPKAADKVKRYQEAM
- the cas6 gene encoding CRISPR-associated endoribonuclease Cas6; protein product: MPHSLILNLQPRSPISPGYLTGKHLHALFLTLVSSVDQELGDRLHEQKTEKAFSLSPLQISDQPRQNQILQWKYKQPIPTGTSCWWRISLLDDSLFSHLTPLWLNLNPDHPWHLGPANLQITSILGTAQSNQAWANFSPYAQLYKQASDLTRQLSFTFCTPATFRQGKYDSALPTRECVFHSLLNRWNRYSAMPFPTTLIEYLFPSFFDIRTELVNYPEGKWAGCVGSICYRILGDVDPAAIKQLNTLADFALYAGVGRKTPMGMGMVRRV
- the cas5d gene encoding type I-D CRISPR-associated protein Cas5/Csc1, encoding MTIIYRCTLELHDLMYFATREIGRLYETEPILHNYGLCYALGLVDSDRHSTTVSEEHSYRYFCPEQVPKYEEHLTPLNQQGIYVTPARAVHHATVLNTWKYANNNYHVEMEKTQKNIPSFGRAKEVAPESQFECFIISEKSLVLPKWIRLGKWASKAEVLVEELGKSKLHQEAEFTYPYPLNPLDVMFTNQVLSYDTMNMPPVSLIRNVRMRGEFYTCADVKDLKLPARMQYRFAG
- the cas7d gene encoding type I-D CRISPR-associated protein Cas7/Csc2, which translates into the protein MALLKTVDPKFFHQEIPYKPMGKYVHFLTIRVTESYPLFQTDGELNKARVRAGIADKTTISRLSMFKRKQSTPERLVGRELLRSYGLMTAQECEYNVNFAMNNPDCIIYGFAIGDSGSEKSKVVVDTAFSISAFDESHETFTLNAPYENGTMSKQGEVTSRINQQDHIKPQVFFPSIVTLKDPTEANFLYVFNNILRTRHYGAQTTRTGRVRNELIGVVFADGEVVSNLRWTQAIYDQMKADQTLKTPDPLDEDDVMKAAKTTIEALMSEEFIVHTDFIGDTFAPLLNEVKALTGSETGIKQVLQQADQDAKTYFANHVEKPKKSAAKAG